A single Desulfovibrio gilichinskyi DNA region contains:
- a CDS encoding alkaline phosphatase family protein: MILTSTERKRFVVLGLDGLPASLAVKMAAKLPNLSRIAGKNTPLTAEVPDLSPVNWTSFFTADGPEAHGIYGFTKLDRSSYTLSINNFDNVYGATIFDQIGKKGFVSKVINLPNTYPARPLRGMLISGFVADSLEKAVYPPFLLGPLKSSGFILEADTTKGLMAPEYLIDQVSRTLECRLKAFEMLWNDLAWDLFVIVFTETDRLFHFLYPAFEDAAHPLHSICMDFMVKWDAAIGRVLDRFEALPGKKKLISFADHGFTSLETEVDLNAFLIQKGLLSFRHTPDDQWDSTAVSDESKAFALDPGRIYIHTAENFDRGQVNKCDAESIAETIASDLMKLEFNGQQVMESVHTGTKLYGDNAIGNPPDLICTAKPGFDLKAKFDRNDIYGFFGRTGTHTRKDAFFYSSDGEQADLMRDTGKMVLNWFED, encoded by the coding sequence ATGATTCTGACATCAACAGAACGCAAGAGGTTCGTTGTTCTGGGTCTTGACGGACTTCCGGCATCTCTTGCTGTTAAAATGGCTGCCAAGCTGCCAAATCTTAGTAGAATTGCGGGTAAAAATACGCCTCTGACAGCAGAAGTGCCGGACCTGTCCCCTGTAAACTGGACTTCCTTCTTCACTGCGGATGGCCCTGAAGCTCACGGTATTTACGGTTTTACTAAATTAGATAGAAGCTCATACACGTTATCCATAAACAACTTCGATAACGTATACGGTGCTACTATTTTCGATCAGATCGGTAAAAAAGGGTTCGTCAGCAAAGTGATTAACCTTCCAAATACCTATCCTGCTCGTCCGCTGAGAGGAATGCTTATTTCAGGATTTGTGGCTGATTCACTTGAAAAAGCCGTTTACCCGCCGTTTCTGCTGGGGCCGCTTAAGAGTTCAGGGTTTATATTAGAAGCTGACACAACCAAAGGTTTAATGGCCCCAGAGTATCTGATTGATCAAGTTAGCAGAACACTCGAATGCCGACTGAAGGCATTCGAAATGCTCTGGAACGATCTTGCATGGGATCTGTTTGTGATTGTGTTTACCGAAACAGACAGGCTCTTCCATTTTCTATACCCTGCTTTTGAAGACGCAGCTCACCCCTTGCACTCCATTTGTATGGACTTCATGGTTAAATGGGACGCCGCAATCGGGCGTGTTCTTGATAGATTTGAAGCTCTACCCGGCAAGAAAAAACTTATCTCTTTTGCGGATCATGGATTCACATCACTGGAAACCGAGGTTGACCTCAACGCATTCCTCATTCAAAAAGGACTTCTAAGTTTTAGACATACTCCGGATGATCAATGGGACTCCACAGCTGTCAGTGACGAAAGCAAAGCTTTTGCGCTTGATCCGGGCAGAATTTATATTCACACTGCTGAGAACTTTGACAGAGGACAAGTAAACAAGTGCGATGCGGAGTCTATAGCCGAAACAATTGCTTCTGATCTAATGAAGCTTGAGTTTAACGGACAGCAAGTAATGGAATCCGTTCACACAGGAACAAAGCTATACGGTGACAATGCAATTGGTAATCCACCTGATTTGATTTGCACAGCAAAGCCCGGATTCGACCTTAAAGCCAAATTCGACCGAAATGATATTTACGGATTCTTCGGAAGAACAGGAACGCACACCCGCAAAGATGCTTTTTTCTATAGCTCTGACGGAGAACAGGCAGACTTGATGCGCGACACAGGGAAAATGGTCTTAAACTGGTTTGAAGACTAA
- a CDS encoding DUF2156 domain-containing protein translates to MDNKFNPITLCCQEKFDKVLKECGQLTSDYTFANIWGWTDYYGLELNCSDDLVWIRQTKPELIHWAPLGNWESVDWEKCKLMNTPGTKFTRIPEKLAMHLQAIFGDKIVLEENRDHFDYVYSVEELIELRGKKFHKKKNLLHQFIKNYNFEYREITPDCVEEVLEMQFDWYRWQEENNSSPALVAENEAISKVLKEMDTITHLTGGTLRIDGRIIAYTIAEPLGEDTIVIHFEKGNTYFKGVYQAINQMFLENSAGNKKFVNREQDLGEPGLRKAKLSYNQVDFMKKYEITVR, encoded by the coding sequence ATGGATAACAAATTCAACCCGATAACTCTCTGTTGCCAAGAAAAATTTGATAAAGTTCTAAAAGAATGCGGTCAGCTTACATCTGATTATACTTTTGCCAACATCTGGGGATGGACAGATTACTACGGTCTTGAACTGAACTGCTCCGACGATCTTGTGTGGATCAGGCAGACTAAGCCGGAACTGATTCACTGGGCTCCTCTCGGTAACTGGGAAAGCGTTGACTGGGAGAAGTGCAAACTTATGAACACCCCCGGAACCAAGTTCACCCGAATCCCTGAAAAACTTGCTATGCACTTACAAGCAATATTCGGGGATAAAATCGTACTGGAAGAAAACCGCGACCACTTTGACTATGTATATTCAGTCGAAGAATTAATAGAACTTCGCGGCAAAAAATTTCATAAGAAAAAGAATCTGCTTCATCAATTTATTAAGAACTATAACTTCGAATATAGAGAAATTACTCCTGACTGCGTAGAAGAAGTACTTGAAATGCAATTCGACTGGTATCGCTGGCAGGAAGAGAACAACAGTTCCCCCGCACTTGTTGCTGAAAATGAAGCCATTTCAAAAGTCCTGAAAGAAATGGATACCATAACGCATCTCACAGGTGGAACTTTGCGCATTGATGGACGTATAATTGCCTACACGATAGCGGAACCATTAGGCGAAGATACAATCGTCATCCATTTTGAAAAAGGAAACACCTATTTTAAAGGTGTATATCAGGCTATCAACCAGATGTTCCTTGAAAATTCAGCAGGTAACAAAAAATTTGTCAACCGCGAACAGGATCTTGGAGAGCCAGGCTTGAGAAAAGCCAAACTTTCATACAATCAAGTTGATTTTATGAAAAAATACGAAATTACTGTCCGCTAG
- a CDS encoding MATE family efflux transporter — MNMTTADMTNSPYKTIWNLSWPQILMMFFHLTIGLVDVWVAGKLGREIQASMGMVSQSLFFFLVIGMAVANGSVAAISQSIGAGRMLRAKRYIGLCFQLGAVLGIIIFAVGYPLRDGMLTILRVPPEMRHVMQYFIKIFLYLLPLYYLLIITNAIFRAQKKVLLPLYSMVIVTILNTILDLGLGLGLWGLPDMGYRGVALATFYSISAGAIFNVFLLYKLGALRKKSFAPLKWCRKAFPYLFKVAWPSGLMQLVWHSGYLVLYSITASLSTDNVIALAGMAAGIKIESIIFLPAFAFNMTASIIIGHYLGDGKPEEAKKFGYRILGLGILFLSLLALGIWPYIRPITALIAPDKVVLDEAVNYLFYNVLAIPFTLTSMIMAGALNGAGATLYNLFIFSFTIWGLRLPLAYYLGHQVMHSATGIWIAMLISQIVQASIIFYVFSRCDWQRFSMSSNKKRIKHG, encoded by the coding sequence ATGAATATGACCACTGCGGATATGACCAACTCTCCATATAAGACTATATGGAACCTTTCCTGGCCTCAAATTCTGATGATGTTTTTCCATCTGACGATAGGACTTGTAGATGTCTGGGTGGCAGGAAAACTCGGCCGTGAAATACAGGCTTCAATGGGCATGGTCAGCCAATCACTTTTCTTTTTCCTCGTCATCGGTATGGCTGTTGCGAACGGATCTGTCGCAGCAATAAGCCAGTCAATCGGTGCAGGGAGAATGCTCAGAGCTAAAAGGTATATAGGGCTTTGCTTTCAACTCGGTGCGGTACTGGGAATTATCATTTTTGCAGTAGGCTACCCGCTTAGGGACGGAATGCTGACCATTTTGCGAGTCCCGCCTGAAATGCGCCATGTAATGCAATATTTTATAAAAATATTTCTCTACCTGCTTCCACTTTATTATCTCCTGATAATAACTAATGCTATTTTCAGAGCACAAAAAAAAGTTCTGCTGCCACTCTACAGCATGGTCATTGTAACTATTCTTAATACAATTTTAGACCTCGGGCTTGGACTTGGACTATGGGGCTTACCCGATATGGGGTATAGAGGAGTTGCCCTTGCAACCTTTTACTCCATTTCAGCCGGCGCAATATTCAATGTGTTTCTGCTCTATAAATTAGGCGCGCTTCGCAAAAAATCTTTTGCTCCGCTTAAGTGGTGCCGCAAGGCTTTTCCGTATTTATTTAAGGTTGCATGGCCGAGCGGACTTATGCAGCTTGTCTGGCACTCCGGATATCTGGTATTGTATTCCATTACAGCCAGCCTTTCGACTGATAATGTTATAGCTCTTGCAGGTATGGCGGCAGGTATTAAGATAGAATCTATTATCTTCCTCCCTGCGTTTGCCTTTAATATGACAGCTTCGATTATTATCGGACATTACCTGGGAGACGGTAAGCCGGAAGAAGCAAAAAAATTCGGTTACAGAATACTTGGTCTAGGAATCCTCTTCTTAAGCCTTCTGGCATTGGGAATATGGCCTTACATAAGGCCGATAACAGCTCTCATTGCACCTGATAAAGTTGTGCTTGATGAAGCTGTAAACTACTTGTTCTACAATGTACTGGCTATTCCGTTCACACTGACCTCCATGATTATGGCCGGTGCGCTTAACGGAGCCGGAGCTACTTTATACAACTTATTTATTTTTTCTTTTACAATATGGGGACTCAGACTCCCGCTTGCATATTATCTCGGCCACCAAGTCATGCATTCTGCAACAGGTATCTGGATAGCAATGCTTATTTCCCAGATTGTTCAAGCCTCAATAATATTTTACGTTTTTTCACGCTGTGACTGGCAGAGATTCAGTATGAGCAGCAATAAAAAAAGGATTAAACATGGATAA
- a CDS encoding winged helix-turn-helix domain-containing protein — translation MSDNDKFCPRVRLNLWLETDEGMLFGLGRSQLLEKIEELGSLNKAAKELGMSYRAAWGRIKNTEEVLGDSLVLKTRGRGGCSLTPLGERVLEEYRQWTKEVENFAVMTARKSFPWKIASFDEDEERKLKG, via the coding sequence ATGTCAGATAATGATAAATTTTGTCCGAGAGTCAGGTTGAACCTTTGGCTGGAAACGGATGAAGGTATGCTGTTCGGTCTTGGACGATCTCAGCTTCTTGAAAAAATTGAAGAGTTGGGGTCACTTAATAAAGCTGCAAAAGAACTTGGTATGTCATATAGGGCAGCGTGGGGAAGAATTAAAAATACAGAAGAGGTTCTTGGAGATTCATTGGTACTTAAGACCAGAGGGCGTGGAGGATGCAGTCTGACGCCGCTTGGAGAACGCGTTCTTGAAGAATATCGCCAGTGGACAAAAGAAGTTGAAAATTTTGCCGTAATGACTGCACGGAAATCATTTCCATGGAAAATAGCTTCTTTTGATGAAGATGAAGAAAGAAAATTGAAAGGCTAA
- a CDS encoding HDIG domain-containing metalloprotein translates to MISRDDAFDLLNINTHEENLIHHALESEAVLKAIAVKLGKNQDKWALTGLLHDLDYSKTCTDPENHGLISAQILEDHLPPDSIKAIRAHNSEMNGVKPDTDLDFALRCGETVTGLIHANALIRPERMKGMTPKSLVKKMKAKAFAASVNREIIKECTHIGLDLNDFLALSIAAIEEIAPEVGLG, encoded by the coding sequence ATGATATCCAGAGATGACGCCTTTGACCTGCTGAATATAAACACCCACGAAGAGAATCTTATTCACCATGCGCTTGAATCTGAAGCTGTTCTGAAAGCGATTGCGGTTAAACTTGGTAAAAATCAGGATAAGTGGGCTCTTACCGGACTTCTGCATGATCTTGATTACAGCAAGACTTGCACAGATCCAGAAAATCACGGACTGATTTCAGCGCAAATCCTCGAAGACCATCTGCCACCAGATTCAATCAAAGCAATCAGAGCACACAATTCAGAAATGAACGGAGTAAAGCCTGATACCGACCTTGACTTCGCACTGCGCTGCGGGGAAACTGTTACTGGTCTCATACATGCGAATGCTCTGATCCGCCCTGAAAGGATGAAAGGAATGACTCCTAAAAGCCTTGTAAAGAAGATGAAAGCAAAAGCCTTTGCTGCCAGTGTTAACCGGGAAATTATAAAAGAATGTACACATATCGGTTTAGACCTGAACGACTTTCTGGCTCTTTCGATAGCTGCAATTGAAGAAATAGCTCCGGAAGTCGGCCTTGGATAA
- a CDS encoding ABC transporter ATP-binding protein, whose product MTSNILEIKNIKRHYPVSGGILSLSKATIKAVNDISLEVKSGETLGLVGESGCGKSTLARLLTGLEAPDSGTIFFNGKPFQEWDSSKIGTMIQMVFQDPYSSLNPRQKVGNIISEGMRIHKTGSRKEISMRVEELLVQVGMRPEHAKRYPHEFSGGQRQRIAIARAIAMNPDLIVCDEPVSALDVSVQAQVLNLLKKIQKEFSLSYVFISHDLSVVSHISDRVAVMYLGKLMEIAPTEELYHNPLHPYTQILLEAVPIPDPTIQTADIAIMGDIPSPIAPPSGCPFHTRCPKAMDVCKNNQPVRNEVKEGHTVFCHLY is encoded by the coding sequence ATGACATCTAATATACTTGAAATTAAAAATATCAAACGTCACTACCCCGTCAGCGGCGGAATACTTTCGTTATCAAAAGCGACTATAAAAGCAGTCAACGACATTTCACTTGAGGTAAAAAGCGGTGAAACGCTCGGCCTTGTCGGGGAATCAGGATGCGGAAAATCCACCCTTGCACGGTTGCTTACAGGTCTGGAAGCTCCGGATTCAGGCACGATTTTTTTTAACGGGAAGCCTTTTCAAGAATGGGATTCTTCCAAAATAGGCACAATGATCCAGATGGTTTTTCAAGATCCATATTCATCGCTTAACCCGAGACAGAAAGTTGGAAATATAATTTCAGAAGGAATGAGAATACATAAAACAGGCTCGCGTAAAGAAATTTCTATGAGGGTCGAAGAATTACTTGTGCAGGTCGGAATGCGCCCTGAACATGCCAAACGCTACCCTCACGAATTTTCAGGCGGACAAAGACAACGCATCGCCATAGCACGAGCCATTGCAATGAACCCCGACCTCATAGTCTGTGACGAACCTGTTTCCGCACTGGATGTTTCCGTTCAAGCTCAGGTTCTTAATTTACTTAAAAAAATTCAAAAAGAATTTTCGCTCAGCTATGTTTTCATTTCACACGATTTATCGGTTGTCAGTCATATAAGTGATCGCGTTGCTGTAATGTATTTAGGTAAACTTATGGAAATTGCACCTACTGAAGAACTTTACCACAATCCGCTTCATCCATATACTCAGATTTTGCTTGAAGCTGTTCCTATTCCGGACCCGACCATTCAGACAGCTGATATTGCAATTATGGGCGATATTCCAAGCCCCATAGCTCCACCCTCCGGTTGTCCTTTTCACACTCGCTGCCCGAAAGCTATGGATGTATGCAAAAACAATCAGCCTGTTCGTAACGAAGTTAAAGAAGGCCATACGGTCTTCTGTCACTTATATTAA
- a CDS encoding ABC transporter ATP-binding protein, translating to MTAPILKIKNLTTSFATPNGIIRAVDNASLELGQGETLAVVGESGCGKTVLSLSIMGLIPDPPGRITDGQVIYKNQDLVLLTDKQMQKIRGNHLSMIFQEPMTSLNPVFKIGDQIGEALRLHKGLDQQEAEQAAIEALALVGMPNPQTRVKSFPHELSGGMRQRVMIAMALACNPEILIADEPTTALDVTIQAQILRLLDDMKKKINGSIMLITHDLGVVARVATRVAVMYAGQLVECSNINDLFKEPLHPYTKGLLASVPKLGSRADLTPIPGNVPPLNDLPDGCRFHPRCQYAFDKCKKLPPQLTVKEGREIRCWLHA from the coding sequence ATGACTGCACCAATTTTAAAAATCAAGAATTTAACAACATCTTTTGCTACTCCTAACGGAATCATCAGGGCTGTGGATAATGCCAGTCTGGAGTTAGGGCAAGGAGAAACTTTAGCAGTTGTAGGTGAATCAGGCTGTGGTAAAACAGTTCTATCACTTTCAATAATGGGGCTTATACCAGATCCTCCGGGCAGAATTACAGATGGACAGGTAATTTATAAAAATCAGGATTTAGTCCTGCTGACTGATAAACAGATGCAAAAGATTCGGGGAAATCATCTTTCTATGATTTTTCAAGAACCGATGACTTCGCTCAATCCGGTCTTCAAAATCGGTGATCAGATAGGTGAAGCTCTTAGACTTCATAAAGGGCTCGATCAGCAAGAGGCCGAGCAAGCCGCCATAGAAGCTCTGGCTCTTGTCGGCATGCCTAACCCGCAAACGCGAGTTAAAAGCTTTCCTCATGAATTAAGCGGCGGAATGAGACAACGCGTAATGATTGCCATGGCCCTTGCCTGTAATCCAGAAATACTCATTGCCGACGAACCGACTACAGCTTTAGACGTAACCATTCAAGCACAGATATTAAGGCTGCTTGATGACATGAAAAAGAAAATCAACGGCTCCATAATGCTCATAACGCATGACCTTGGAGTTGTAGCCAGAGTAGCTACCCGTGTTGCTGTCATGTACGCAGGACAATTGGTTGAATGCTCAAATATTAATGATTTATTTAAAGAACCGCTTCATCCATATACTAAGGGACTCCTTGCCTCTGTCCCTAAACTTGGCAGCCGCGCTGATCTCACGCCTATTCCCGGTAACGTCCCGCCGTTGAATGATCTACCCGACGGATGCAGATTTCACCCCAGATGCCAATATGCCTTTGATAAATGCAAAAAGCTGCCACCACAATTGACCGTCAAAGAAGGAAGAGAAATTCGCTGCTGGCTGCATGCGTAA